Proteins co-encoded in one Pirellulales bacterium genomic window:
- a CDS encoding NTP transferase domain-containing protein, with the protein MLSTIAVVLAAGKGTRMKSDLPKVLLPVAGRPMIEFVLDALIAGGIRQTIVVVGYRGDLVRHALTDRTGVTFVEQREQLGTGHAVMVCREALAEHDGAVLVVAGDSPLMQPSSIAKLFDEFERSQPACLLGTAIRSDPTGLGRIVRDRQGNFEAIVEQRDATPDQQRITEVNMSCYVFDSRRLFPALARIDRHNAQGEYYLTDCPGVLLRDGFPVLALSVLQPCEALSINTVDELAVVERELLRQREKQHP; encoded by the coding sequence ATGCTCTCGACGATTGCGGTTGTGTTAGCGGCCGGCAAGGGAACGCGGATGAAATCCGATTTGCCCAAAGTGCTGCTCCCCGTCGCCGGCCGGCCGATGATCGAGTTCGTGCTCGATGCCTTGATCGCGGGGGGCATCCGGCAGACGATCGTTGTCGTCGGCTATCGCGGCGACTTGGTGCGGCACGCTTTGACAGATCGCACTGGCGTCACGTTCGTCGAGCAACGGGAGCAATTGGGCACCGGCCATGCCGTCATGGTTTGCCGCGAAGCGCTCGCGGAGCACGACGGGGCGGTGTTGGTCGTCGCCGGCGATTCGCCCCTGATGCAGCCTTCGTCGATCGCGAAATTATTTGATGAATTCGAGCGCAGCCAGCCCGCCTGCTTGCTGGGGACGGCAATCCGCTCCGATCCCACCGGTCTCGGTCGCATCGTTCGCGACAGGCAAGGCAATTTTGAGGCAATCGTCGAACAGCGCGACGCCACGCCAGACCAGCAGCGGATCACCGAAGTGAATATGAGCTGCTACGTGTTTGATAGCCGGCGGCTTTTTCCGGCGCTTGCTCGGATCGACCGGCACAATGCGCAGGGCGAATATTATCTAACCGATTGCCCGGGAGTGCTGCTGCGAGACGGTTTTCCGGTACTGGCGCTAAGCGTGCTCCAGCCGTGCGAAGCGCTGAGTATCAACACGGTGGACGAACTCGCCGTCGTCGAGAGGGAACTGCTTCGGCAGCGCGAGAAACAGCACCCGTAG